ATCCACACTAAAGTACGAGGGATTTTGATTCCTACACTTCTCATTATCAATTAGCAGTAGTAGCTAGTGAAGATTAATAATTAggtaaatgaattaatattaattttgaaacgacattaaataatattccaCGTACTTATATATCGTTATTAATTAGTCATTTAAGTTCATACATACTATATTTTAATtaggaatttttattttattattattatcaatttctttcattcttagaaATTATAATCAACCCTCCAAAACCGTCATGCATCCGTTTGGAAATATACTTTCAggcttttaaatttattatttcaatTTGTATATATTGACTATGAAATTATGTATAAAaacagattaattaattaatgattcgTATATATATCATGCGCTCATGTCATTTATATAAGAACTGTTATATACAacagaaaaattatataaaaataaacttacaaactgatataGTTTCGGGCCTATTTGGGATTAATGCGGTGGGAGGTCTAAAAAGTGCGGTAGAAAGATCTAAAGtgcttaaatgataaaatttgtcCATTTAGTAGTTTTACATCAAAgtacttctaaataaaataaaaaaatagaaaattacgtTTCAACAAAAGTATCAAAGtggtattttttttcaaaagcacttaaaaaaaagtaatccaTATTTTACCTTActatatacattacaaaatgaCCTTCATCATTTTAACACAATGACAACTTTGTCtatctatatttttcattattctcgtataatctactcaagattttatccatcaatatttttcattcttctcctatcacttatgcatcattgaagagattttcttttttattataattactgaaaaatctattagactatttttgttattattttattatgagaaataatatttacagtcgtggttgtgcaagcgccACAcagtatatttgaaaaaaatgaattaatacgggacctacatgaaaaaaaaaactaaattttttaattgtgagccccactcttttttaaagcgattgcgtggtatttatacattccacgactatatgtaacattactcttttattataagatttgatttttatcaaatatatacctttttatatcatttctatatcaaaaagtaattttttaatttgtttctaaataaatttatatgtttGAAAATACTTTAAACATACAGAtctcaaacaataaataactttttaatagtagagatTATTACGTTAAACTCTAAGTTATAATTAGCCTTAAGTTAAAAGCAATATTTTTCACGATAATTCCAAACATGCACTTCATTTgatcagtttttttttatttttttggtgatCCAacattagatttactttatattaaaaataattaatttataatatgatatattacattaaactatattaatttataaacaaaaaaattatataatttctttatagtgaaaatatttcTCCATTTATATACCGATTTAAACTGTCCCTGATCTCCTTTTTGAAATCGATCGATGATTTTGAAGTACGTACTATATAATATCCTATCACAAGGGGCGATGATAATTTTGAAGTACCTGCCAGCCTCATCATCTACTTTTTCCAggttatttaaaagaatagatCACGGGTTCATGAgattttaagaatttaaaaaaacaaaatgataagTAGCAGAAATTTTTGTTAAATCCCATACCTCGGATTAATTTGTAACcttcttataaatttattttaattgtattatatatagttatttttatattttttttatgcattttattaatgagatttattaaattaatagttattttatattaaaaataattaacacaaccaatcatattagtgaaatatataaaaaaatatgcagtaaaaataattatatataaaatttttattattttataatacatgGCACATGCAATATTGATCTAACATCTGATATCATTACAGTACATCATGTgatagaatcaataaattatataataaagggTTGTTTTTTAATCTCAATTCCATGCGACAATTCTATTTAGAATATCTAAATAATATTCTACGACATGATCATTTAAAAAGGCTGTAAGAATATCATATTTTGATCCTTTTCAATCATTGCCAAAACAAATATCTAATTAAGGAATTTTAGCAGTACTGTTGGATCTAACCTTCAaggttaaattaaaaaaaaattccctgTCCTTTATTTGAACTCCATTGATAGGgatcatatatagatataccCCCATCATGTCCGCCATGGATTAACACAGTTCAAAACCTTAAAACTAGGTTTTAAGATAGATCCTACGTACGAATATCACACTGTTTGcatgttgttgttcatcctatATTCATCTGATTTATACCagcaaaatgatatttttcaaaaattagctGTGaagcaattaattaattatgaaattaCACACAAAACGTACTAACGTTGGGAATTCAAACGTGGAATTCGCTTTGGTATCGAAACTGAATCCTTTAAACGAGGGAGGATATGATCCTGTTACGAAACAAACACTTGTCCAACCTTCAATGGATTCCATGGATCTCAATAAAACTACACCGACCTTatcctcaaagaaaaaaaaaaaaaaaaaaaaaaaccgttttTGAGTTCAAATTAACACTTCTTTTTCACTTCTGGGTGGGTACGTATCTACGTCTACCTCTCTTAACCCTTCTCATTTCGTTTTCACAGCGTCACCTTATACGTATCCACACGTAAGTACGTTCATGTTAGTTGGCAAACGtacctgagagagagagagagagaagtagaCAGATTTTCTCACTCAAGCATACGTACGGATAAGACCAAATTCAATAATCCAGATTTACAGCCCAAAAGTTGCAAGTACAGACCTGTTAATATTTTGCTATATAAACACCCACTTGCTTCTGGCTTTGCACCGCTCAGAATCCCATATTTGCCGTTTGCAAAGAGACCTGCGCCTCGGTACCCACTTGCTGCTCTGCTTACTCTGCTGCCTAGTGCCTGCTATATCTCTCCTTACCCATAAACTCCTGCCAAGcaaccaagaaagaaaaaagagatatCTGACTCTTTCAGGGCCATCCTAATCTGGGTTCTCTTTCTCCTTTCAAGATTTggtggagaaaatattgaagaCAATGGCTATTGCTCATTTCTTGTTCGGGATCTTTGGTGGGTTTCCAGTTTCTCCTAAAATTggactcttttcttttcattttattatgtgACGCCCATGAAAAGCATTATCACATTCTATCTGTTGAAGGTTTATATTCCTGGCGTATTAGACTGATCGTGAttaatttctctctttctctgtctcTGGCTACAGGAAACGCTACTGCTCTGTTCCTCTTCTTGTCCCCAACGTATGTGTCATTGACAACCATGTCTCTACCTTATGGAAATCCCTTTTAGCCTGTAAACTGTCCTATTTTGTCTTCTTATCTTATTTCTCCACAAGTGTACTGATATTACATATCATTCTGAGTTTTTCGTGCagttctttttcattcttggaCAAGTTTATACGATTCTTTTTCCTCCTACTCTTCTCTTGAAACCATTTGGCGTTATGTGTCTAATCATCTGCTTATTCTGTGGCGTATAATCTCAGAAAAAATgctaattttcttcttttaatttgtgTGAATGGATTGTGAATAATCTGTGTACGTGTGGTAGAATTACATTCAAGAGGATCATACAGAACAAGTCCACAGAGGAATTTTCAGGCATTCCTTACGTGATGACCTTGCTTAACTGCCTCCTTGCCGCCTGGTAAGCTTATTTATTCAAGTGTTTCTTTGTGTGTTTCCTTCCTtcttttgctcttttttttttgacctTATTCGCTTGTCTGTTTATATCATGGATTACGTGCGTGTTTAACAGTAGTGATGAAGTTTAACTGTTAATTCACGTTAAATTCATGTAATCCAGGATTCCTGTGATGGAGGTTTGGAAGTTAGCAAATTAGACTGAATGACATATTTGCCCCCGCCCCCCCTTTTTTTCTCTCCAAAATctgtcaatatttttttattttattgtgtttttggAGTTTTCGTCACGTTTCAAGTCTTGTTACTGAATTTCTACTCCAAATCAAATATGTTACAACAATAGGTATGGCCTTCCCTTTGTGTCCACTGACAATCTTTTGGTGGCAACAATCAATGGCACCGGTTCGGCAATCGAGTTTATATATGTGATCATCTTCCTCATATTTGCGCCAAAGAGGGAGAAAGCTAAGATTTTCGGGTTGCTGATGTTCGTGCTGGCGGTGTTCGCGTTGGTGGCGCTGGTGTCTCTCTTGGCCCTGCATGAAAATAACAGGAAGGTCTTCTGTGGCTTTGGTACCACCATATTCTCCATTATCATGTATGCCTCACCCCTATCAATTATGGTAAGATATTTGTTTCTaccttttttttgtttccttgttatttatttaatgaaggAATGGTCTCGTGGTCCCAGATTCAATTAATTCCACAGAGTTGCAGTTTTCacctttattttttggttaattaatgTAACTTTAAGTCATAAGATTAGGTTTGATATCTTTACTTAAAATATCAGCAGGTcagttaataatttttaataattcagatgatatattgattttgttttaacatgtacatacatgcagaGGACTGTGATCAAGACTAAGAGTGTTGAATTCATGCCATTCTTCCTGTCACTGTTTGTGTTCTTGTGTGGCACCTCTTGGTTTGTCTATGGTCTCCTCGGCGGTGACCCTTTCGTTTATGTGAGTACCTAATTCTCTGAATTTTGTTTTATGGTAGCAGCAGCATTTGGAATTTTTTGATTCCAACTTCAGTGTCAAGTTCATATGTATGCTTTTCATTTCTTAGTTCTGTGCGTGCATTTCGAAATGGCCTAGTTTGATGGAAATGTTCAAATGCTGGTGCTGGTGCAGGTGCCCAATGGCTTCGGTTGTGGTCTGGGGACCGCGCAGCTGATCTTGTATTTCATATACAGAAACAAAAAGGGGGGGACCAAGAAACCATCCAGTACTAGTGTAGAAGATTCTTTGGAAATGGGGctcccaaaaccaaaccaagaaaagaaaTCCAACACAAACGGATCATTAGCTCAGTCAGAACATGATGTCTAAGACACATGCATGCAACATGGCGTACAAGGTT
This is a stretch of genomic DNA from Carya illinoinensis cultivar Pawnee chromosome 15, C.illinoinensisPawnee_v1, whole genome shotgun sequence. It encodes these proteins:
- the LOC122297806 gene encoding bidirectional sugar transporter SWEET1, with translation MAIAHFLFGIFGNATALFLFLSPTITFKRIIQNKSTEEFSGIPYVMTLLNCLLAAWYGLPFVSTDNLLVATINGTGSAIEFIYVIIFLIFAPKREKAKIFGLLMFVLAVFALVALVSLLALHENNRKVFCGFGTTIFSIIMYASPLSIMRTVIKTKSVEFMPFFLSLFVFLCGTSWFVYGLLGGDPFVYVPNGFGCGLGTAQLILYFIYRNKKGGTKKPSSTSVEDSLEMGLPKPNQEKKSNTNGSLAQSEHDV